A region of the Larus michahellis chromosome 4, bLarMic1.1, whole genome shotgun sequence genome:
AGTCTCTGCATTAGGGCTGTTACTGAAACTGTCTTGCCTGATTACAGTAAAAATGTGGCTTTACATTAGTACCTGTACAACAAGTCTCTGCCAGACCTTCCACAAATGGCTGAAATCTTCCCTTTACAGGACCCCGGGGCTGGGGTTGCAGTTGACATAATGCTGCTTGGCGCTTATGGTGAGTTTGTACACTGTGACAGCAGGTGACTTGCGAGCGTTCTCCATCCTGTGTTAATTGACATGATGCGATTCATTGCTCCACCACCTCGATTTAGTAGTCGCTATCTCTCCTAACCTGAACCAGGCATGCACTTTCTTGTGGAACAGAGCTGTATGACAGGTGGAGGTTTCGCCCTTATTGGTAAGTGCTGAGGTTTTGCGCACTTAAACTGGGGCTGTTTGTGAATGGTTTGTGTTGGCTGGCACTAGAGTTACTGCCACTACCTCTCAATTACTAGCTGCTTTTTGAAACTTACTGACATTTACATTAATCCATATGTTCCTTTACCATGTCCAGCAGGTGTTCTGAAAAGCTATTTGTTAATTAGCTCAGGATGTTAAAACAATGCCTGCAAACCTGCATACAACTATTTTAAATTTGAAGCTGAATTGGAAGCGAAGTACAGGAATAATTGAGTAACAGAAGATGTAGCTGCTTACTATGAATGGGTTTTTGCCCTATGTCTCTGtagtgtttggttggactcgatatCCTGGGAGTTCTGAACTAAAACTTGTGCACATAAATTAATAAAGCCTAATCTTTAGCCCAGacaatatttaaataacattaaactgaattttaaaaatgattcCTCTGTATTGTTTGTAACAAGTCAGTATTAACAGTGACTTACTCCAGAAACTGTATGGTCCTCGTTCCCCTCTTAGAGATGTAATTTCTCACAGATTATTAGATAGCAGTGAAAGGGTGAggctaaaaattaaaacagaagggcTAAATATTTTTCGCTGTTTGATGCGTGTGGTTATCAATGACTTAACAGTTGTGGAACCTGAGCTTTTGAGGTTTCTTTCTTCAGATGTCTTTGAGACATTGTTTCTATGCTTTCTTTGGGCAATCAAATTGGGCTGTCTTTAAGTTGGCTTCCAAATGAGCCATCTTCAAGGAGGTGGCCAGACAGTAATTGATCATAACTTTGTTTGTATCCAGCTAATTTCAAATAGTTACCTCTACTGTCACTTTCTCAACATGGTCACTCTGCTTCTTAATACTTCATATGAAGTACAACAAAATGTCTCTGTTGCCTGTTTCTGTGACTTGATGGCACTGTGAATGAGGAGTTTAGGAATCTGGTGTCATAGGGAGCAAGAACAGTTTCCAAATCTCATGATTACTTTAAGAGAAAATTGGGCTGAACAAATTGGCTAGTCAAGAATGTGTGTTTACTGCTGTACCTGCGTCCTTGTTGGTCCACAAATTGCTGCTAAAGAGGAGGTCATAAAAGAACTGAAGCTTCTTTTGGTAGTGATCCCTAAGCAGGTTTTATAAGACAACCAAACAGGTGTAGTTCAGGATGCTTCCATTGGAGGCCCTTTAACAATGACTGTGCATGAATTGCTTCCTTCTGAATCTTGCTGTGCAGGACCCAGCAGTATGTACTATTTAGAAAGTTACTGCCATGCAGTAATGGAAGTGCTACTTAATGTATTCAAGCCCATATTCCTCTGTAGGATGAATTGCATACAGCTGGCATCTGTAACTTCTTACAATGCTAACCTTGTAAACAGTGGTGCTGGTATTTGTCTGCTATGGTAGCTGAGAACAGCGTCTGTCCTATCAAAAGAGGTTATAGTTGCTTTACTTTTGACATTGGTGTTTTGTGGAATGCCAGTTACTGTAAGGTGATTATCTCCAGTACATTTTTGGCTCAATTTCTGGAACAGAAAATGAGTTGATTTGAAGGGAGGAAATGGACAGTGCCTGAGGGCACATTTGTGCTTACTGTGACTGACTTAAGGCCATCATCTGAGATCTAAAATCTGTTGATGATTATAGCTgatagaaaggaggaaaatttgTTTGAAGCAGGTAATTAGTAAAACTAGTGCCATTCTGTTGTTACTCCTGGCTACTGTGATGGCTTAGATTCAAGTGCAACTAAACTCAGCATGAACAAAGGGAAGAAGATGGGTTTGAGAACTTTTATTTTCAGGGGAGAACACTTTCCTTTTGTCAAGTTGTAAGGATATAACTGTTATACTTCAGGATCTGCTTTGCTTATGTTCTTAAGACGTGGAGCATTGTAGCAAAAAGGAGAGCAAGCAATGTAAACACTTCCTCTATTGCCCATGTTTTTCGATGGTTTTTCGCATCCACTTTTTCAGGCGGAATACATGGGTATAAAATCCATATTTGCCATCTCGGTCGCAGCCTTCTCCCCATGAAACTATTCCCACTTGATACCAACGGTTGTCATCTGGGttctaaagcaaagaaaaatgggattGGCACAAAGAGCAAGAGACTTTCAGATCTAAGCTTTGTATGCACCCCGGCCTGTTTAGTGATGGATACTGCTTTGGAATTTAGACAGGCATCTACTGGCATAGCTTGTTGGGGTAATTTTGTCTCTGCGCTTAAACCATAAAGTGAGAATTGGCCATCATTCAAGTATTCTGCAGATGATCTTTGTATGTGCTGAGCACTCAGTACAGAAATGGGGCTGGATGACTGCAGGATTCATCTCAGTTGCTCAGTTTGGGCATGAGATGGGTTTACTTCAGCCACTCAGCTCTCTTCAGTCTccatttctgcagctgtttttaaGACTACTATGAAAGTTCAGCATAGCACAAACCTAGCTCCATATGGTTTATGCGCTTGAACGTGTTGAACATACCTTCATTACAAAAGgtcccccactgtccccttcACAAGCATCTCCTCTCTTTGAGTCTTCTGGACTGTAACCTATAGACAAGAACAAAGTCAGACATCTGACTGTAGAGGGAGTGGCTGGTGTTGGCCATGTTTTCCTTGAAGTATTGTTGCATAAACTTTTGGAGAGCCATGAGATTGCTTACAGCTTCTGCCAACTATTTGGCTTTAAATTTAGAGAactgttttgtattttatattatatgTAAAACAGCTAACTCTGCTTCTGTCTTTGCAATGTTCTTGAATCCACCGTGTTCTTCCACCCTCTGTGCTctcattcctgttttctttcatcaGAATTGCTGTTAGTGTCAGCTGCCACTGTGTTCACAGCTGTAGCTTGAGCTTCCATGCCTTTCTGTTCTCTTAGAAACTTCTCTGTGTGTAATATTCCATCTACCCTGTTCTTGCATTCTATTTACTATAGAGACATATTGCTGTCCTCACTTTCACCTTCCTGTCATTCTGCAGGCTCTGCTCTTTCTGTCCCGCGATTGACAGACTGTCTTCCTACAGTCTCACTACgaagaagaaaggaatttcaCTTTAATTCCTGATGAATAGACAGTATCTTCCCATCCTCCCATCACCCGTGTCTCCCCTTTTCTGCTATATGTCTGCATCTCAGCTATTTTTCAAGACGGTGTCTTGAAAAAGAAACCATAAGAACACTGTGGTGTCAGTATAGTCATGTAATTGGCTTCCATCCTAACTCAAGCAATCGTATACATAATTAGATGCCAGCAGCACAAACTCAGTCAAAAATCCTTGGGAGATTTGCTTGTAGGAACTGATAAAGTCTGCACAAATTAGGAATACAGCAGAAAGTATTAAACTGGTACATAAATTCATAGTCTCTTTGTATCCTGAATTCTGTGTTCACTTCTCTTTCAGAAGAGATTTTGGAAGGTATAGCAAGGATTATCAGAAGTACAGAATGCCTTCTATATTAGGAAAGATTAAATAAGTGCTTCTCAGCTTGGAAGAGAAATGACAGAGCTGTAAAGGGTCCATAAACCAGCATATGACATgcagaaggaatattttttttttttaagctatgagTATAGATTTGTACTTCTTCAAATTTTTTAGACAGGAAATTTAACAGAACATAAGGAATTAACGTTTTTCACCCATACCTAACTGATCCGTAGAGCCTGTTGCCTCAGAAGTTGTAGGCATAAGTATGAATAGGCTCCAAAAGGTCAAGACAAGCTAGTAGAGAAGAAGTCTACTGAGTAGGATAACTGGTGTGCAGCCTTTAATTTAGGAAGTCACTGAACTGTTCCACATACTGgtgaaaagataattttatataTGTTCAGTTCTCATACAGCTGTTGCTGATGCCTAGCAGAGTGGTGCCGTTAGGCTAGTTAGCCTGACACAGCATAGTGTTACAAACTTGATTCATAGCTTTAAGTTCTCCAGCCTTCATGTTTTCTGAGAGATGGAAAAGTTCTTATTGTAGGAAAATTATTCTTTATGGAGGGCATTTGCAAATTTATCAGAAAGTAACCTTTCTGCTGAGACCCACTAGGAGCTCAGGGCCCTTGTCTTCTGTGGCAAGTTGGCTGTGTGTCTCCAGTACTACTTACCTGCACAGAACATGTTGTCAGTGACTTTAATTTTGGTGGATGCCTTGCAGATGTCCTGGTCTACAATTGGCACGTTGAGCTGTTGCAGAACTGTGGGGAGGTTGCTTGGGCTAGTGGCCCATGTTTCTTTCAAGTTTCCCCAACCAGTTACCCGCCCTTTGAAACCTGCCAGCATCAGCCTGTGGAAGGAAGCATGAGTATAATCAAATGGGTTGTAACAGCTTTCTCCTGCCTAAAGTACCCTAAATAAGGTGTCTTTTTGAAGGCCCAAAGGAAGCTTTTGTTAGCCTGTATCTTTAGGACTGTGGGACAGTCTCCTCACCTCTGCACAACCTCTTTGGTAGGCAGGCAGACAGGATGGATGTAGTCACTGAAGATGACAGGTCTCTTCAAGTGCATGAGTGCAATGTCTCGGTCCATGTTCTCTTTCCAGTTGTACTTGGGATGGATGATAATTTTATCCAACAGAGCAATcttctctttattcttttcatATCTGAAATAATCATGAAGGAAAGAACTCGCTGTACAGTAGCAACTGAGTTCTGGCATTCACGATGCTCTCAGGTGCTTTGTACCCTCTGAGACAATACTGTCTTTACACTGGGGCACTCCTTTAGACTTTCCAAACTTCTGCCCTCCCTTTCACTTTAGGATTGGTAAGAGCAGCAACTGACAGCCCCATTAGATCCTATTATTGAGAGGCATGTGACATTGGCTATGTATGTTTCCTTGGAGACTGGATGATAGCCCAATCTCAGTGTATTTCATTACTCCAACAGCAAAGCTATTTCACTGTCACTTCATCCAGGCTCTTACTTTGCCCTTATGTGCTTGCCAATCCGCACCAAGATGTCACTTGTAGTTAAGTTCTTGTCCCAGGGTGGATAATAAAGACAATGAGCAGCAGTCAAGACCCATCTGTCACTGATGAGGCTGGCACCACACAGCAGCTCTTGAGGACTCTTTTTGTAGAGCATCACCTGCCTGAAAGACAAGGAGGGAGGAAGACAGCAGGACTAAAGATGGTTGGCTGAATGTGTCTTGGTGTCAtgcagaaagagcagaatttgCAGTAAGAACAACGTTGTACTATACAAAGACAACTGCACAGGTGGCTAGCAAAAGTCTTCCCTGGGCATGTTATGTTCTATGTAGTAGGTCGTTTACCCTATTTCCTTCACCTGGAGTGGTTTCTCATCCTCTCTGCTCCAGCAAAGCCGGAATGAGGGCGAGACAGAGACTCTTGCTTTCCCAGACAGTTTTGTACTTGGTGGAGGAGGAGAGTTTCTTTCCAGCTTTTAGTGCTGTCCTGTCAACCACTTGGGAGAAGCTTTGATTGAAAGCTATGATGCCTGTGTGCTGCCTGACATGGGGTTAGCTCTTTTACTTCCCCCTTCTTGAACTGAGGAGAAGGGAGGCACAATTCCCCATGAAGGACTATACAAATGAAATGCTTACCAGGGAGAGCTGCCCACTTCTGCATCATCCCCATGCACAACTCTGCCTCCCATGTAGGactccagcagctccttctcaCTTTTGTCTGttacctttttcttctcaaataaaGGACGAGTGCCGCAGTCTGAAAAAATAGGCAAAATGTCTGCAGTCAGCATGCTAAGCTGGAAGAGCCTAGGAAGGAAGTGCTTACTAGCTCCACGATCATAACGGGAGATTGACTTCTGAGGGTCCTTCAAGGAATTTAAATTTTGACATCATTTGGCAAGCTGGTGTTTCTGAGGAGTAGTGAGTGCCTTGTGGGAAGAAGCTGCAGCCTTTCTACAAAGTGCGATGCTGTATCTAGAGTTGTTGCTCACCTGCTTCGCCTGAACCAAAAGTTTTGTCATCAAAGAAGGTTTTGAACTCTTGAGGAAGGGTAGTACGTCCTGATATTCCCTCCACCCTTTCATTCTCATCCTCTAGCGAGCTGTCTGAGGGAGACAGAAAGACAAATGTGGTAAAAGGCCTAGCTGTAATTTCCATAATTATCAGCAACGTGGATGTTGCTTTCCATATGCAGTGGGTCTGATGAAGGAATGATGTTTTAAAACCACTGTTCTTTTTAATGCTCCTTGTCCATCATTGTGAGTTTTCAGGGAGAACACCTGAGAGATGTCACAGCTCTATATGTGTATGGCAGGTTAGTACGTGTGCTATTTGGACAAACAGGACTACCACACACATGGCGTGCATGCTTCCTTGTCTATGCCTCCCAGGCCAAGCCCTTCACCCTAGTCACGTGTACTGGTTTGGTTTGCCACTGCCTCACAAGTGTGCCTACCCAAACCAATGCAGGCTTCTCACCGCAGTAGTGCAGATCACAATATTCAAAGTTGGGTGGTTCATCTGTGACACACCAGACACCCTCATCATCTCCGTCAGGATTCCGACAGTAGTTCTCCAGCAGCTTCACCTCTGGGTCAATGTGTTTTCCGTGGAGCACCTCTTTTGCTTTCTCAGAGTTCCATGGCAGGCACTTGGCTCCAGACACAGTGACTGAGAGGGTCCCAGTGTAAAGcatgcctttttcttcttcacaagGCTCCACTGGGGCTGGTGGTATGGCCCGTGGAGTAAATTCAACTGTTGTCCTTTCTTCAcctggaaaaacagaaagctgTGACTTAAGCCAAAGCCATAGCTTTGCACTCAAAAGTGCTGTTAGCAAATAGTATTGGAGCCCCTTTACTAAAGCCCAGAGTTCCATGGGGCACCCTATTATGTTCGGGAGCTCCCACCATGCTCCCATGCATTTTGTGGCCCTCTACAATATTGCAGTGTCAGAGGTGGTTGTTTACAGGAGATGAGGTGAGGCTGGCACTACTCATCACACTTCTCTTGACCACTTGGATGTGAGGGACAGTATTGTGTTCCTTTCTGGGGTATCATCTCAAGGGCTGGGTAGGTACCTCGAGCATCATAATGCTGCTGTGTTAGAGCCTCCAATGCCTTTCTCTAAAATGCGTTAGCGACCGTATTTGGGGGAGCCTTTTATCATGATATGCTACTAAAATAGCAAATTTAACTTTTGCCAATGTTTCTATATCTGatgataagagaaaaaaaattcctgccAGAATCTCCACACTTTTTCTTGCAAGTGTCTTAATTGCTGCAAGCTTTAAGCAGCGTTTCCTGAGTGAGTGGGCACCAGATAATCTGTTCTGTGGCAGTTGTTTGGCCTCGAGCTGCTGCCTTCTTGTGCACTGGGGAAACCCCCGTGGGAAGAGGGAGAGACCCCCTGTTTGACTACTTACCCTGGGGCCAAACAGCCACTGAGCAACTAGTGTTCCCTTTAATTGGGTGAGGCTGCTTCTGTGTGAGACTGACTCAGGTCAATGTCATTGCAAAGGACCTGTGCACAAAACCAAGGCTTTTCTAGTCCTGCCTTATCTATGCATGTGTAAGTGTAACAGTAGGCTGCTGTAGGTCAGGAACTAGCTGGTGAACAGAGATGGTACGGCAGAGCAATACCGATCTCTCCGGTTTGCCATATTGCAGACCAAGAcaacattaatatttttgaaagcttgaGAACACTATTTATCAAAATAGTGGCTGACCCCTCTGACTTTCATTTGTAAGAGTCATTGTCTCTAGTCTCTGCTTTTGGAAGAGAAACTTCTGCTGTGAGAAGGTTCTCTGCTTTCTACTAGTTCTTCTGGACAAGCTCCAGGGGATACAGCTCTGTGTTATGGAGAAGTGGGAAGGTATAAGTGCAGGGGGATGGTTCTCCATCCTGTCAAGCGCAATGATGAGAGGAGGGCATCTTCTCTTTTCTTGAGATTGTGGGTATTAAACTGCACCCTTCCATATGAATGAACATTAAGGCAGCGTTCAAGCACAAGTTGTAGTGGTTTTGTCCTAAGGGTGGGAattcagacaaaaaaacccactatgaCTCATTGCGGTCACAAATTAAAGGCACCTGAGTCAGTATTTTGGGGTGCTCCTGGCTGGTGCAACTGTAGATTGTAGATTCTAGGGTACTGCTGATACCGGATTAATCCGGATCTAGATTAGCATAGTCTAGAGAAAACAGTACATCAGAGGAATTTAGCCAAGGCAGATGTATAGGCAACTCAATGACTTTTCCTCCTCAGCTCCTTTACCCTTTAAGAGATGGCTCCTCTGCTCCAACTGGCTTCTGTGCGTGTAAGGTCCCTCCCTCCTAACCCTCTCCCCTTCCTTGACACATTTAGTATCAGTCTCAGTGCAGCGTTCCCTGCCAGTGAAGGGCTTGCTGGGGTGTAGCGCTGAGGCATACCACACACTGGGATGGGGCACTCCTCCCGTTCCACCGTTGGGTCGCGGGTGTAGCACCATGGGCCTTCTGGGTTGTTGTCTGGGTTCCTGCAGTAGTTCTCCACAAGGGTGGGATAAATGGTGGCATTAAATCTGTGAGAAAAAGCTGGTTAGGCTAGGAAGGAAGGACACGGTGGAAAACCCTTTAGGGCTATGCGGGAGATGAACTTACTTAGGTATATGGGGATATTTGCTTGTCCACACTTGACATTCAATCCCTGATTTCGTGTAGCTAATTGGTCCCCGATAGTTCTGGCCCATCCCAAAAGAGCAGTTACCTGTCAAAATCCCAATATGGTGTAAGCCAGGGCCTGGGGAAATGGATGTTGCATTTTTCAAGGTCGGAGGTACCATCCCACTACTCCCTTTAACTTTTGCTGCATGTGTGAGCCTGCACAAGCGCAGGCATTCTCTTCACGGGGTTGGAAGAGCACACAGCTTAAGCTGAGGAAGCTTGCCCTGAGGCTCTCTGCTTTCTTTGGCTGCAGGTCCAGCGCTTCCGAGAGGCTGGGCTCAGGGGACACCAGACTGTCACAAGAAGGATATCTACGCCATGGTTAgtaggaaaataaagaagaaaggaatttcaagctatttttctttctaatcagaTGGCTTCATCAActttagattattttctttccttacaaaCTCTGCAGGAAGCAAGTTCTTGGTACTCACTATATCTGGGAGATTGAGGTCAGCATGAATTTCTTACCTTCTAAACAATCATCCAGAACTGTCCTGGAGTTTCTTGGGCCCTGACATACTagcaaaataagaagaaagaaacacGTTATATGAAAGGAATCCAAATAAGCATCATAGTTTGAACCAGTTTATCATCTATGGACAAAATACAAGTGCTTCGTCCTGGAAAGTGAGGTCTTGTAAGAAGGTAGGGAGCCATCTGTCTATGATGGGACAGTGCCTCCTAAGGGATAGCAGAACACCTGCAGGACTTGGAAGCAACTTACCTTGATATTTTGACCAAAATgcctcctgttaaaaaaaaaaataaaaaaaattacatatttaaaagtAGAGACAAAGAACATCAGACCTTCCTTATCTGCTGCAATTCAACCCAGTAGGAGAATGCCCCATTACAACAGATGGAACAAACTAACCTATCTCTGTTGATATCAATTACTATGGAGTCCAACAAAGCAAAAAGTCTGATATAAAACCACATTCCCACTTATCACACTCAGGAATCAAGAGAGTACTGTTGTTTCTAAAATGACCAAAGATGCTTACAACCTTCATCAGCCTGCAGAGGAAGCAGAGCCTGTGCTGCAGTGCAGAAGTCCAAGGAGTTGAACCTAGAACTTTTAAGGCCACAGATCATACGTAGGTATTGCTCAGCGATTTGGATCTACATCTCTGCTGCACAGGCTGGCTGTGATGGCTTTAGAAATACTCCGCAGAGGTGGCATCTTGCTGGCTTAGACTCCTAACTGCTTATCTGTTTACTGTTGTGTTCTCGGGTGTGGAATTCAGTGTGGATACTGGCCGTGGGACTAGGATCAAATCCCAAAAGGATGCAGAACAAATTTAGCTGAGTGAGTCGGGAAGCCAGAAAAAGGGATAGACTGTGCAAAAGCTCAAAGGAGCTCGAGGCACCTGCCCACAGTGTTTGGTTACTAAGCCAACTCTTCTCTGAGCATCTGGGACTGTGGCAGTTCAAATGCGTGCAGCACCATGCTGAACTAGTGGCAGATACAATTCAGGACTGATGGGAATACTCTCTCTCCTTTTCAATTCATGCTTAAAATAGAGAGGCAGGGAAAAGAACCTAAGGTTTGAGCTGCATTCCCTGGAGTGGCTCCAGGAGGGATCCCTAAGAAAGCctgagctctccctggggcacGTGCGCATCAGCCTCATCTTTGGTTCGCAAAATTGAGTCCTACAAGCCCAGCCCCTGGCTGCGTGTGCAACCTGCTGGTCTTTCACTACAGGGGTTGGCTGAGGGAATGTTTCCTGGGAGCACCTGTACGCACCGTCTGATCAGTGGATTCAAGGGCTTCAAAAGCCTCCTCGTAATTGCATATCTCCTCCAGGCACTCTCGCTCCAGGTTTCCCTTAAGCATCTCTTCCAGAAATCCCTTGTTGGCACGTCGTGGGCGCTTGAGCAGTGACAGGGCCTGCCCCTTTTCCAGGAAAACTACCGAGTCAGAATACTGCCAGTCAAAGGGGTGCTCGCAGTGGGAGGGCCCCTTTGTCTCCCCTTGCAGTTTCCAAAAATCGCACACAGCTGATGTGATgatcccccagcccagcctcccccagtGCACCATACAGAGAGGTGAAGCCCTGTCAGGCCTACACCCAATGAGCAGCGCAGGCTCTGTAATTCGTCCATCAGGGCTCACATCACTTAGGCAACAGAAGGGACAGGAATCCTCTGCCATCCTCGGCAAAGCTGCTCTGCTCATTTGCAATTAGGTAGAGGCTTGTTTGCTTGGAGCCTGCCactgctccctgccagccactGTATTTCTGTCTTGCCAACCTCAGACCACCACAATAGGCACAACTTGGTTCCATCTTCATGTTCAGAGACCCTGATTTGAGACCTGTAGACAGGTCTTCCCCCACACAGCAGTGGGTCAGAGAGGGTGTAACCTCATATTAAGAAAAGATAGATGAATTAGAGACTCTGATAAGAGAAAAGGAGCAGTGAGCAGGAAGGCACCATACTGCTTATGACCTAAAATTTAGACAGGGGACAGCTGGGGAGGCAACAGAGAATCGCAGCCTCCCAGGTCAACTGAGAAACTGTAGCCCAAAAAGGCCCACAGTTGTGTTACACATGGTCCTGGACTGaaccaccttccccttccccaccattTCCCAGGTGACCCACAAAACCCACTGAGCTGTTGTCACCAGCTGCTGGATGTTGCTGCATCCTCCTGTGCAAGAAAGCCCTGTGTTCACTCCACTCTCAGCGCCCTTTCACTCCCAACCTCAAGCTTTTAGAAGC
Encoded here:
- the F2 gene encoding prothrombin; translation: MAHNKTSVLRGLLFFSLLHLTLSHAGVFLEKGQALSLLKRPRRANKGFLEEMLKGNLERECLEEICNYEEAFEALESTDQTEAFWSKYQVCQGPRNSRTVLDDCLEGNCSFGMGQNYRGPISYTKSGIECQVWTSKYPHIPKFNATIYPTLVENYCRNPDNNPEGPWCYTRDPTVEREECPIPVCGEERTTVEFTPRAIPPAPVEPCEEEKGMLYTGTLSVTVSGAKCLPWNSEKAKEVLHGKHIDPEVKLLENYCRNPDGDDEGVWCVTDEPPNFEYCDLHYCDSSLEDENERVEGISGRTTLPQEFKTFFDDKTFGSGEADCGTRPLFEKKKVTDKSEKELLESYMGGRVVHGDDAEVGSSPWQVMLYKKSPQELLCGASLISDRWVLTAAHCLYYPPWDKNLTTSDILVRIGKHIRAKYEKNKEKIALLDKIIIHPKYNWKENMDRDIALMHLKRPVIFSDYIHPVCLPTKEVVQRLMLAGFKGRVTGWGNLKETWATSPSNLPTVLQQLNVPIVDQDICKASTKIKVTDNMFCAGYSPEDSKRGDACEGDSGGPFVMKNPDDNRWYQVGIVSWGEGCDRDGKYGFYTHVFRLKKWMRKTIEKHGQ